A genomic segment from uncultured Marinifilum sp. encodes:
- a CDS encoding TolC family protein: protein MRNKIYSLIAFSLIAFQGLAQEKLSLKQSRILALEYNQKIKIADEIILENESNKRLAFTYFLPKLEASGSYNYYHDIDDLSLAGSFLPTANSLADAQQGNYSGLSDVYFPGLNVELGNVDYFSSSLTLSQPIYMGGKVRSSYEMSKMGSEISVFNKKLQTSDVLLETDQAYWNLVSVNEKKNLAEKYVEMLSALVRDLQNAYDLEITTKNELLKAQVQLNKAKLDLFRVKNLKVLSKMALNQVIGKKLTSDITAVDTLIVVGEKPVETDYMLKALQQRPELLMLAKQVDISREQVKSARADYLPQLGVGASYSYTSDIEDLIGSTKILAVQASLSVPVFHWNERKHKVATARFQSKQKELEMDRTKDLISLQVQQSYFNLQEAFQQIELAESSMDQANENVSLAKNSYYEGLANTTELLDAQAFWQNAHSELIDAKINYKLKEVNFLKSIGELAK from the coding sequence ATGAGAAACAAAATATATAGTCTTATAGCCTTTTCCCTGATTGCGTTTCAGGGATTGGCGCAAGAAAAATTATCACTCAAGCAGAGTAGAATATTGGCTTTAGAATACAATCAGAAAATTAAAATTGCCGATGAAATAATTTTAGAAAATGAATCGAATAAGCGATTGGCATTCACATATTTTTTACCAAAACTAGAGGCAAGCGGTTCTTATAATTATTATCATGACATTGATGATTTAAGTTTGGCAGGTTCCTTTTTGCCAACAGCAAATAGTCTAGCTGATGCCCAGCAGGGAAACTATAGCGGATTAAGTGATGTTTACTTCCCAGGCTTAAATGTGGAACTTGGAAATGTTGACTACTTCTCGTCTAGTTTAACTCTTTCACAACCAATTTACATGGGAGGAAAAGTTAGAAGTTCTTACGAGATGTCGAAAATGGGTTCCGAAATATCTGTTTTTAATAAGAAGTTGCAAACATCCGATGTGCTGTTAGAAACCGATCAGGCATACTGGAATTTAGTATCTGTTAACGAAAAGAAAAATCTGGCAGAAAAGTATGTAGAAATGTTATCGGCACTGGTTCGCGATTTACAGAATGCTTATGATTTAGAAATTACCACTAAAAATGAGTTGCTAAAAGCTCAGGTTCAGTTAAATAAGGCAAAACTCGATTTGTTTCGAGTTAAAAACCTAAAGGTGCTTTCTAAAATGGCTCTTAACCAGGTTATTGGTAAAAAGCTAACTAGCGATATTACTGCTGTTGATACGCTAATTGTTGTAGGTGAAAAACCAGTTGAGACTGATTATATGCTTAAAGCATTGCAGCAAAGACCAGAACTTTTAATGTTAGCCAAGCAAGTTGATATATCGCGTGAGCAAGTTAAAAGTGCAAGAGCCGATTATCTACCTCAATTGGGGGTTGGTGCTTCTTATTCGTACACTAGCGATATTGAAGATTTAATTGGTTCAACAAAAATACTGGCTGTGCAGGCAAGTTTATCGGTTCCGGTTTTTCATTGGAACGAAAGAAAGCATAAAGTGGCAACAGCACGATTTCAAAGTAAGCAAAAAGAGTTAGAAATGGATAGAACCAAAGATTTAATTTCGCTTCAGGTTCAGCAGTCTTATTTTAATTTACAAGAGGCATTTCAGCAAATAGAATTGGCAGAATCATCTATGGATCAGGCTAATGAAAATGTATCTTTGGCTAAGAATTCGTATTACGAAGGTTTGGCAAATACAACAGAGTTGTTAGATGCTCAAGCTTTTTGGCAAAATGCACACAGCGAACTAATCGATGCTAAAATAAATTACAAATTAAAAGAAGTAAATTTCTTAAAATCAATTGGGGAATTGGCAAAATAA
- a CDS encoding efflux RND transporter permease subunit, with product MSFTDAVLKRRKVLLFVLIAIAFGGVAAFFKMGKLEDAEISVKTALVITQYPGASPHEVELRVTDVLETAIQSMDNIDNIESRSMAGYSEITVNVKKSVRMKDLPQLWDILRRKVNDISAAMPQGASKPIVVDDFGDVYGIFLALNGDGFSDEEIQDYARYMKRELLLVSGVKRIDLYGEQRSCINVELSQEKLAYLGIHPASVIEILNNQNEVVDPGSIKVGGERIRIASEGSFHELEDLKNILISGNAKNPIYLKDVADIKENYVTPYSNKLKYNKKPAIGLAIAMEKGGNVIELGERVQLRIDELKASIPVGINVNRVFYQPERVSIAIETFMINLIESVLIVVFVLLLAMGFRTGLLIGSGLIFTILGTFIIMLSMDIMLQRVSLAAIIIAMGMLVDNAIVIADGILVDLKKGIKRSEAMSRTSRQTALPLLGATIVAILAFLPIYLSPDSTGEFCESLFQVVAISLFLSWVLSLTQTPYFCDLFLKGKKYENIQEGESDPYGSKFYLKFRHFVKYSLRHKTMILLVTVFFFVSAILVFKNVKQLFMPNLEYNQFVVEYFLPEGTDIETVEKELAGIESYLLEREEVLNVTTSLGATPARYTLVRPFNMSNSNYGELIVDTKDYEATVNFGAELQDYLNENYSWARARVRYYSAISTEAMIEAKFSGPDPQILRDLSEKAENIMRAEPTAIKVTNNWKNQVKVWNPHFSQAQSRLTGIQRSDVSNAMACATDGLPIGVFRKADDILPIYLKTTVEDDKYMESLENTPVWGARFHSIPLRQVVSSIDIDFEDPLIKRYNRRRAIKAQCDPAPGYNAPDTYKNVHDKIEAIPLPEGYDLEWLGEHKNSADANENIGKFLPLAFLLMVIIIMALFNNFRQPIIILSILPLAFIGVSYGLWITGKPFGFMPVLGTLGLMGMMIKNAVVLIDQINLDIRNGKDILLAIVDSAVSRMRPVIMASLTTILGMIPLISDELFGGMAVAIMFGLLIGSIITLIIVPVLYAILYRVSTKNVMDL from the coding sequence ATGAGTTTTACTGATGCCGTTTTAAAACGGCGAAAAGTACTCCTATTTGTATTAATTGCAATTGCATTTGGAGGAGTGGCTGCTTTCTTTAAAATGGGAAAGCTCGAAGATGCCGAAATTAGCGTCAAAACTGCTTTGGTAATTACCCAATATCCAGGAGCCTCACCTCACGAGGTGGAATTAAGAGTTACCGATGTTCTAGAAACAGCCATTCAATCGATGGACAATATTGATAATATTGAATCCAGATCAATGGCAGGATATTCTGAAATCACAGTAAATGTTAAAAAATCGGTAAGAATGAAAGATTTACCACAGCTTTGGGATATTCTAAGGCGTAAGGTAAACGATATAAGTGCAGCAATGCCACAAGGAGCATCTAAGCCCATTGTAGTAGACGATTTTGGCGATGTTTATGGAATCTTTCTAGCTTTAAATGGTGATGGTTTTTCTGATGAAGAAATTCAGGATTACGCACGATATATGAAACGTGAACTCCTATTAGTAAGTGGTGTTAAGAGAATTGATCTTTACGGAGAACAACGAAGCTGTATTAATGTAGAATTGTCGCAAGAGAAGTTGGCCTACCTTGGCATACATCCAGCTAGTGTGATCGAAATTTTGAATAATCAAAATGAGGTTGTTGATCCTGGAAGTATAAAAGTTGGAGGCGAAAGAATTCGAATTGCTTCGGAAGGTAGCTTTCATGAGTTAGAGGATTTAAAGAATATCTTAATCTCAGGGAATGCTAAAAATCCAATCTATTTAAAAGATGTAGCCGACATTAAGGAAAACTATGTAACTCCTTATTCAAACAAGTTAAAATACAATAAGAAACCAGCTATTGGACTTGCCATTGCAATGGAAAAAGGTGGTAATGTTATTGAGTTGGGGGAACGTGTTCAATTACGTATCGATGAGTTAAAGGCAAGTATTCCCGTTGGAATAAATGTAAATCGTGTTTTTTACCAGCCTGAAAGAGTAAGTATTGCAATTGAAACTTTCATGATTAACTTAATAGAATCGGTGTTAATTGTGGTATTTGTTCTCTTGTTAGCAATGGGTTTTAGAACAGGTTTGCTAATTGGTAGTGGATTAATTTTTACCATACTTGGGACTTTTATTATCATGCTTAGCATGGATATTATGTTACAGCGTGTAAGTTTGGCAGCTATTATTATTGCTATGGGTATGTTGGTTGATAATGCCATTGTAATTGCCGATGGTATTCTGGTTGATTTAAAGAAAGGAATTAAGAGAAGCGAAGCCATGAGCAGAACTTCACGACAAACTGCACTTCCATTATTAGGAGCTACCATAGTTGCAATATTAGCATTTTTACCTATCTATTTGTCTCCAGATAGTACTGGAGAATTCTGTGAAAGTTTATTTCAGGTAGTTGCGATTTCTTTGTTTTTGAGTTGGGTGTTATCTCTTACTCAAACGCCGTATTTTTGTGATCTGTTTTTAAAAGGTAAAAAATACGAAAATATTCAGGAAGGGGAATCGGATCCTTACGGGAGTAAATTTTATTTAAAATTCAGACATTTTGTTAAATATTCTTTGCGCCATAAAACAATGATTTTACTGGTAACAGTATTCTTTTTTGTATCTGCTATTCTTGTATTTAAGAATGTAAAGCAGCTTTTTATGCCAAATTTGGAATACAACCAATTTGTAGTAGAGTACTTTTTACCTGAAGGTACCGATATTGAAACAGTAGAAAAAGAACTTGCTGGCATTGAATCTTATTTGTTAGAAAGAGAGGAAGTATTAAATGTAACAACCAGTTTGGGTGCTACACCTGCACGATATACTTTGGTAAGACCTTTTAACATGAGTAATTCCAATTACGGTGAGTTAATTGTTGATACGAAAGATTATGAAGCAACCGTAAATTTTGGAGCCGAACTTCAAGATTATTTGAATGAAAATTATTCATGGGCCAGAGCTAGGGTAAGGTATTATTCTGCAATTTCGACAGAAGCAATGATTGAAGCTAAATTTTCGGGGCCAGATCCTCAGATTTTAAGAGATTTATCGGAGAAAGCTGAAAATATAATGAGAGCAGAGCCAACAGCTATTAAGGTTACCAATAACTGGAAAAATCAGGTGAAAGTTTGGAATCCTCACTTTTCGCAAGCACAATCTCGATTAACAGGAATTCAAAGATCGGATGTTTCCAATGCAATGGCTTGTGCTACCGATGGATTACCAATTGGTGTTTTCCGAAAAGCGGATGATATTTTACCGATTTATTTAAAAACAACTGTGGAGGATGATAAATACATGGAATCTTTAGAAAATACTCCTGTATGGGGCGCCAGATTTCATAGTATTCCTTTGCGCCAGGTAGTATCTTCTATTGATATCGATTTTGAAGATCCATTAATTAAGCGTTACAACAGAAGAAGAGCCATAAAAGCACAGTGTGATCCAGCTCCTGGGTATAATGCTCCGGATACTTATAAAAATGTACACGATAAAATAGAAGCTATTCCTTTACCTGAAGGATATGATTTAGAATGGTTGGGAGAGCATAAGAATAGTGCCGATGCCAATGAAAATATCGGTAAATTTTTACCATTGGCTTTCTTACTAATGGTAATTATTATTATGGCATTGTTTAATAATTTTCGCCAGCCAATTATCATTTTATCAATTCTTCCTTTGGCATTTATTGGAGTTAGCTACGGATTGTGGATAACTGGTAAGCCATTTGGTTTTATGCCTGTTTTAGGAACACTTGGTTTAATGGGAATGATGATTAAGAATGCGGTTGTATTAATCGATCAAATCAATTTGGATATCAGAAATGGGAAAGACATTCTTCTTGCTATTGTCGATTCTGCTGTATCGAGAATGCGTCCGGTAATTATGGCCTCGCTTACTACTATTTTAGGTATGATTCCTTTAATTTCTGATGAGTTGTTTGGAGGAATGGCAGTTGCAATTATGTTTGGATTGCTAATTGGTTCCATAATTACTTTAATTATTGTGCCGGTTCTGTATGCTATTTTGTACAGAGTATCGACCAAGAATGTAATGGATTTATAA
- a CDS encoding electron transport complex subunit E has protein sequence MTNMQNFTKGFFKENAVFVLLLGMCPTLGVTSSAINGLGMGLATTFVLIMSNMVISLVSNQIPDKVKIPSFIVIIASFVTMVDLVMAGYVPALHAQLGVFIPLIVVNCVVLGRAEAFASKNKVIPSIIDGAGMGLGFAMALTILGSVRELLGSGKVFGISIFSDTYGMLVFVLAPGAFLALGYLIAIINRLRKA, from the coding sequence ATGACTAACATGCAAAATTTCACCAAAGGTTTTTTTAAAGAAAATGCAGTATTTGTACTATTGCTGGGAATGTGTCCTACTCTTGGAGTAACCTCTTCTGCCATTAACGGTTTAGGAATGGGATTGGCAACTACCTTTGTATTAATCATGTCGAACATGGTAATTTCTTTAGTAAGCAATCAAATTCCCGACAAAGTAAAAATTCCTTCATTTATTGTAATTATAGCATCATTTGTAACCATGGTTGATTTGGTTATGGCTGGCTACGTTCCTGCATTACACGCTCAATTGGGTGTATTTATACCTCTTATTGTTGTAAACTGTGTTGTATTGGGCCGCGCCGAAGCATTTGCATCTAAAAACAAAGTAATTCCATCTATTATTGATGGTGCTGGAATGGGATTAGGATTTGCTATGGCATTAACCATTTTAGGATCGGTAAGAGAACTTCTAGGAAGCGGAAAAGTATTTGGCATCTCTATTTTTAGCGATACTTACGGAATGTTGGTATTCGTATTAGCTCCGGGAGCTTTCTTAGCATTGGGCTATCTTATTGCAATTATTAACCGATTAAGAAAAGCATAA
- a CDS encoding adenylate/guanylate cyclase domain-containing protein: MSNKLEGILISNLIYFTRIVLVWIIALFFLLAFQIETTDTIAYSRVDEFKDVFLSGIFSGLIWGIIFRIARLFSHKIPTYSLSVLVSIAVNISSAYILIYCMYHLPKIFKFNRLPNNFHQLLELYNSRLFFAILAYFFIVGTLIEIFHDIDKKFGKGVLLKILMGKYYKPKEEERIFLFMDLKSSTYYAEKLGHFMYSRLIQDCFKDISAAVLKNQAEIYQFVGDEVVLTWQLKNGIEKSRCVQMFYDFINTIETRKDYYQKHYGMIPVFKAGIHSGKVMVAEVGELKSEIAYHGDAINTASRIQGLCNSYNSRLLVSGDLMEELKKKNTINGKHTYIGHVLLTGKEIETDLYSMSLN; encoded by the coding sequence ATGAGTAATAAATTAGAAGGTATATTAATTTCAAATTTAATCTATTTTACAAGAATAGTATTGGTTTGGATTATAGCCTTGTTTTTCTTGTTAGCCTTTCAGATAGAAACTACCGATACAATTGCGTATAGTCGTGTCGATGAATTTAAAGATGTATTCTTATCAGGTATTTTTTCGGGTTTAATTTGGGGAATAATATTTAGAATTGCTCGCTTATTTTCGCATAAAATACCAACATATAGCTTGTCGGTTTTAGTTTCGATAGCGGTAAATATTTCCAGTGCTTATATACTTATATATTGCATGTATCACTTACCCAAAATTTTCAAATTTAATCGCTTACCCAATAATTTTCACCAACTTCTCGAACTCTATAATTCACGTTTGTTTTTTGCTATTTTGGCCTATTTCTTTATTGTTGGTACTTTAATAGAAATTTTTCACGATATCGATAAGAAATTTGGAAAAGGAGTATTGCTAAAAATACTAATGGGTAAGTACTACAAACCTAAGGAGGAAGAACGTATATTTTTGTTTATGGACCTTAAATCTTCGACTTATTATGCCGAAAAATTAGGTCATTTTATGTATAGTAGATTAATACAGGATTGTTTTAAGGATATTTCGGCAGCAGTATTAAAAAATCAGGCAGAAATTTATCAATTTGTGGGCGATGAGGTTGTATTAACATGGCAGTTAAAAAATGGCATTGAAAAATCCAGATGTGTACAAATGTTTTATGATTTTATTAATACCATAGAAACAAGAAAGGATTATTATCAAAAACATTATGGAATGATACCGGTTTTTAAAGCTGGTATTCATTCGGGGAAAGTTATGGTTGCAGAAGTAGGAGAGCTTAAGTCTGAAATTGCTTACCATGGCGATGCCATAAATACGGCATCTAGAATTCAGGGATTATGTAACTCTTATAATAGCAGGTTGCTGGTATCGGGAGATCTGATGGAAGAGTTAAAAAAGAAAAATACAATTAATGGTAAGCATACTTATATTGGACATGTTCTTTTAACAGGAAAAGAGATCGAAACAGATCTTTATTCAATGTCTTTAAATTAA
- a CDS encoding ATP-binding protein — protein MLNKLKFRTRVLAGFGLILLFTVSFLVLSIFQVKNLRKESEFIYTHTYTVSNSVRDINTHIQIMESAMKDILLANTQNEFDQAIDTINLYHLKVINEFDTVFNRFLGDKRDVGIAYHTFIEWEEIRNKIIDLKVSGKELSAKKMVDGIAAKHLNKLNQKTKVMTDFSEKNAKSSYKKATAKHKATLLWFTIISILIVFISILITYIVSDSISRPIKKYIYKARAIYQGQENGYGKKICEENLLNRSISELTETYTKLQNEIKERKKGEHTIRKQYQEIHEYSEQLKSFNEKLEERVAERTTALATSEEKYRNLINGSTDIILVIEYMGNGSSKLIEVNDTACIQLGYTRKEILKLSPNNFIENLNANYITDTIKRLTREKQFTTEQVFVSKYGKKTPMENVSQLIKLQGKHVILSTCRDITERKHTQQAIIQSEKRLKKMIHKSPLPIVITDKNEDIEYLNDKFIELFGYTLSDIKTSDEWNSKCYPNKEYREMVRLKWTEAIEKAKLENSDIEKQEFNITTKNGVSKHCEFFMVPFDTSSMIIINDISPIINTQLELVKAKEKAEESDRLKSAFLANMSHEIRTPMNGIIGFADMLRKPGKSTEQNNAYIDIIYKSSNQLLKIINDILDISKLDAGQTIIKEKQCSVNAILDNLYRQFSKDNIADDEIEFKLLKSLPDEKTVVITEERKLKQILSNLLNNAFKFTSSGSIEFGYKLDEHNFLEFYVKDTGIGIRAEKQEIIFERFRQVEESFTRKYGGTGLGLAISKGFVELMGGKIRLETIEDEGTTFYFTIPYKPVVTTNLSTNKTQQNKAYKWDDKLILVVEDDKTNYKYIEAALKPTKAKILHTISGNKAIELSLRNPTINLVLMDLRLPDINGLEATQSIKKMRDNLPIIVQTANALRDDRNKSIEAGCDDFIAKPFDEKKLLDTINKHFIKKEHKAEV, from the coding sequence ATGCTAAATAAGTTAAAATTTCGTACTCGAGTACTCGCTGGATTCGGACTTATTTTACTGTTCACGGTATCATTTTTAGTCCTCTCAATTTTTCAGGTTAAAAACCTTCGTAAAGAATCAGAATTTATTTACACCCACACCTATACTGTTAGTAACAGTGTTCGAGATATTAACACACATATTCAAATCATGGAAAGTGCCATGAAGGATATTTTACTTGCCAATACACAAAACGAATTCGATCAGGCAATAGACACAATTAACTTATATCACCTTAAAGTAATTAATGAATTCGATACCGTTTTTAATCGTTTTTTAGGAGATAAAAGAGATGTTGGTATTGCCTATCACACTTTTATTGAATGGGAAGAAATTAGAAACAAAATAATAGATCTAAAAGTTAGTGGTAAAGAACTCTCTGCTAAAAAAATGGTAGATGGTATTGCTGCTAAGCATTTAAATAAGCTAAATCAGAAGACAAAAGTAATGACTGATTTTTCAGAGAAAAATGCAAAATCGAGTTATAAAAAAGCAACTGCAAAACACAAAGCAACCTTACTTTGGTTTACTATAATTTCTATATTAATTGTTTTTATAAGTATCCTTATTACCTACATTGTTTCCGATAGTATTTCTCGCCCAATTAAAAAATACATTTACAAAGCACGAGCTATTTATCAGGGACAAGAAAATGGTTATGGGAAAAAAATTTGTGAGGAAAATCTATTAAACAGATCAATATCCGAACTAACCGAAACCTACACAAAACTTCAAAACGAAATTAAGGAACGTAAAAAAGGTGAACATACCATTCGCAAACAATATCAGGAAATACATGAATATTCGGAACAATTAAAATCCTTTAACGAGAAACTTGAGGAACGTGTGGCAGAAAGAACAACTGCACTTGCCACAAGCGAGGAAAAATATAGAAATCTTATAAACGGAAGCACCGATATAATTCTTGTTATAGAATATATGGGCAATGGATCTTCAAAATTAATTGAAGTAAACGATACTGCATGTATTCAACTAGGCTATACCCGGAAAGAAATTCTTAAACTATCACCAAATAATTTTATCGAAAATTTAAATGCCAATTATATTACTGACACCATAAAAAGACTTACACGCGAAAAGCAATTTACAACAGAACAGGTTTTTGTTTCGAAGTATGGCAAGAAAACACCTATGGAAAACGTAAGCCAATTAATTAAATTGCAGGGAAAGCATGTTATTCTATCTACATGTCGCGATATCACCGAAAGAAAACATACTCAACAAGCTATTATTCAAAGTGAAAAACGCTTAAAGAAGATGATTCACAAATCGCCTCTTCCCATAGTAATTACAGATAAAAACGAGGATATCGAATATCTTAATGATAAATTTATTGAACTGTTTGGCTATACTTTAAGCGATATCAAAACTTCAGACGAATGGAACAGTAAATGTTATCCGAATAAGGAATATCGTGAAATGGTTCGACTAAAATGGACAGAAGCCATTGAGAAAGCAAAACTAGAAAATTCAGATATAGAAAAACAAGAATTTAACATTACAACTAAAAATGGAGTCTCAAAACACTGTGAATTTTTCATGGTTCCATTCGATACTTCATCAATGATTATTATTAATGATATTAGTCCAATTATTAATACTCAGCTGGAATTGGTTAAAGCAAAAGAAAAAGCAGAAGAAAGTGATCGTTTAAAATCGGCATTTTTAGCTAATATGTCGCACGAAATTCGTACGCCTATGAATGGCATAATTGGCTTTGCAGATATGCTTAGAAAACCTGGCAAAAGCACTGAGCAGAACAATGCATATATCGATATTATTTATAAAAGCTCGAACCAACTATTAAAAATAATTAATGATATTCTTGATATTTCGAAACTGGACGCTGGCCAAACAATTATTAAAGAAAAACAATGTTCGGTTAATGCTATTTTAGATAACCTTTATAGACAATTTAGTAAGGATAATATTGCCGACGATGAAATCGAATTTAAACTATTAAAATCTTTACCTGACGAAAAAACCGTGGTTATTACCGAGGAAAGAAAGCTTAAACAAATTTTATCTAACTTATTAAATAATGCTTTTAAGTTTACATCATCGGGATCTATTGAATTTGGATATAAACTAGACGAACACAATTTCCTTGAATTTTACGTAAAAGATACTGGAATAGGCATAAGAGCAGAAAAACAGGAAATTATATTTGAACGATTCCGACAAGTAGAAGAATCGTTTACCCGAAAATATGGAGGAACAGGATTAGGGCTAGCCATATCTAAAGGATTTGTAGAATTAATGGGTGGTAAAATTCGCCTTGAAACTATCGAAGATGAAGGAACTACTTTCTATTTTACCATTCCTTACAAACCTGTTGTTACAACAAATTTATCAACAAACAAAACGCAGCAAAATAAAGCTTACAAATGGGACGACAAATTAATTCTTGTTGTAGAAGACGACAAAACCAATTATAAATATATCGAAGCAGCATTGAAACCAACCAAAGCAAAAATATTACATACAATATCGGGAAATAAAGCAATTGAATTAAGTTTACGAAACCCAACCATTAATTTAGTTTTAATGGATCTTAGACTACCCGATATTAACGGATTGGAAGCTACTCAATCGATAAAAAAGATGAGAGATAATTTACCAATTATTGTTCAAACAGCTAATGCACTTCGCGATGATAGAAACAAAAGTATAGAAGCAGGATGCGACGACTTTATTGCCAAGCCTTTTGATGAGAAAAAATTACTGGATACAATCAATAAACATTTTATAAAAAAGGAACATAAAGCAGAGGTTTAA
- a CDS encoding RnfABCDGE type electron transport complex subunit G, producing the protein MAGKKESTFINMVLVLFIVTLVASAALGGLYELTKEPIAAAKLAKKLKAIKEVVPDFDNNPSEEMYSVEMPSGDKIEFYPAKKANELVGTAVKTFTTNGFSGYVWLMVGLKPDGTINNYSVLEHKETPGLGTKMADWFKPTDPAKAKSSVINKNPGKVNFTVSKDGGDIDAITAATISSRAFLDAVQTAYNEYMKNQKEGGSTND; encoded by the coding sequence ATGGCTGGTAAAAAAGAATCGACATTTATAAATATGGTTCTGGTGTTATTTATTGTAACACTTGTAGCCTCGGCAGCCTTAGGTGGACTTTACGAGTTAACCAAAGAGCCAATTGCAGCAGCTAAGCTTGCAAAAAAATTAAAAGCAATTAAAGAAGTAGTTCCTGATTTCGATAACAATCCTAGTGAGGAAATGTATTCTGTTGAAATGCCTAGCGGAGATAAAATAGAATTTTATCCAGCTAAGAAAGCAAACGAATTGGTAGGAACAGCAGTAAAAACATTTACTACCAATGGTTTTTCAGGATACGTTTGGCTTATGGTTGGTTTAAAACCCGACGGTACCATTAACAACTATTCTGTACTAGAACACAAGGAAACTCCAGGCTTAGGAACAAAAATGGCTGATTGGTTTAAACCTACAGATCCTGCCAAAGCTAAGTCCAGCGTTATCAATAAAAATCCTGGTAAAGTAAATTTCACAGTAAGTAAAGATGGCGGCGATATTGATGCCATTACTGCTGCAACAATTAGTTCCAGAGCTTTTTTAGATGCTGTACAAACTGCATATAACGAGTACATGAAAAATCAAAAAGAAGGAGGAAGCACTAATGACTAA
- the rsxA gene encoding electron transport complex subunit RsxA, with protein sequence MEYIIIIISAIFVNNVVLAQFLGICPFLGVSKKVSTAVGMTGAVTFVMILATIVTYLIQKYILDAFGIGFMQTITFILIIASLVQLVEIILKKVSPALYQALGVFLPLITTNCAILGVAIMTIQKDYNLLEAVVFSGATAIGFGLALVLFAGLREHLDMIDLPKGIKGTPAALIVAGLLAMAFMGFSGIV encoded by the coding sequence ATGGAATATATTATTATAATTATATCTGCCATATTCGTTAACAACGTTGTATTGGCGCAATTCCTTGGAATTTGTCCTTTCCTTGGAGTATCGAAAAAAGTATCTACCGCAGTGGGTATGACTGGAGCTGTTACTTTTGTAATGATTTTGGCAACCATTGTTACCTACTTAATTCAAAAATATATTTTGGATGCATTTGGAATTGGTTTCATGCAAACCATTACTTTCATCCTTATTATTGCCTCATTAGTTCAGTTGGTTGAAATTATACTTAAAAAAGTAAGCCCTGCATTGTATCAGGCATTAGGTGTATTTTTACCATTAATAACTACAAACTGTGCAATTTTAGGTGTTGCCATTATGACTATTCAGAAGGATTATAACCTTCTTGAGGCTGTTGTATTCTCGGGAGCAACTGCCATAGGTTTTGGTTTAGCACTTGTACTATTTGCAGGATTACGCGAACATCTTGATATGATAGATCTTCCTAAAGGTATTAAAGGAACTCCTGCTGCTCTTATTGTTGCCGGACTACTTGCTATGGCTTTTATGGGATTCTCTGGAATTGTATAA